gctgTTAAGGTGTGCAATGTGGATTTATATTACACGtacttgtttttgttgtggtctGGTTTTCACGTTTCttataaaattgtgtttattaaaacaaacaaacaaacaaacaaacaaataaataaataaacagctgcTTTGGTTACCTGCCTAATACAGtgtctataatcacaccctccagtgtctaatcacaccctctggtgtctataatcacaccctccagtgtctataatcacaccctccagtgtctaatcacaccctcctgtgctataatcacaccctctggtgtctataatcacaccctccagtgtctgtaatcacaccctccagtgtctaatcacaccctcctgtgctataatcacaccctctggtgtctataatcacaccctccagtgtctgTAATCACACCTTCTGGtgtctataatcacaccctccggtgtctataatcacaccctctggtgtctataatcacaccctccggtgtctataatcacaccctcctgtgctataatcacaccctctggtgTCTATAATCATACCCTCCAGTGCTATAATCACATCCTCTGGtgtctataatcacaccctctggtgTCTATAATCACCCCCTCCAGtgctataatcacaccctctggtgtctataatcacaccctccagtgctataatcacaccctctggtgTCTATAATCACCCCCTCCAGtgctataatcacaccctctggtgtctataatcacaccctccagtgctATAATCACATCCTCCGGTGtcataatcacaccctctggtgtttataatcacaccctccagtgctATAATCACATCCTCTGGtgtctataatcacaccctccagtgtatataatcacaccctctggtgtttataatcacaccctccagtgctATAATCACATCCTCTGGtgtctataatcacaccctccagtgtatataatcacaccctctggtgTCTATAATCACCCTTCCGGTGCTATAATCACATCCTCCGGtgtctataatcacaccctctggtgtatataatcacaccctctggtgtctataatcacaccctctggtgtctataatcacaccctccggtgtctaTAATCACAACCTCTGGTGTCTATAATCACACCATCCAGTGCTATAATCACATCCTCCGGtgtctataatcacaccctccagtgtatataatcacaccctctggtgTCTATAATCACCCCTCCAGtgctataatcacaccctctggtgtatataatcacaccctctggtgTCTATAATCACCCCTCCAGtgctataatcacaccctctggtgtctataatcacaccctccggtgtacatatgtgtattatatatactatGTGCTAAATACTATGTACATAGAATGGGTAAAAtggtaaaatgttttatataccCTTAGGATATGATGTGGAAAAAGACAAGAATTGCATGTTTAAATGGTAATTGTACTGTAATTTCATTCCTTCCTTAATGTGTTTAATGGCGAGAATAACCTTGCTTTCCTTTTGTGTGAACCGCGCATGCGCAATGCCTTACCGGCAGTTTAAAACTATGGCGCCGACGCAGTGTTTATCACTAACAGAGCAGTGGATAAGGGAAAGGTTAAAGCTTCAACACCAGTGTTTAGGTGAGTTAATTACAGAAGACCTACTCTAAATCCCGAATACATCTTTTTAACGTTTTAAAAGGCCATTCTATTACTTtcgatatttattttattaactcacTTGAAGGTTTGTTTATCATGTTAGCTTAGCATGTGATGCTAATTCTCTGTTAATTCTgctatctttttttaattattcaaacTTAGCGGATGTTCGATCACTGCGTTTGCCAGGAACATACGAAACAGGGAAAATATGTCATTTGGGAATTTCTCTCAAGAACTTTGTTCACTTGAAATGTTTGGATCTTTCTCATAACGCCCTCGTTTCTGTGGAGGTGAGTAATTGTTGGCAAATTCAagacaagtcaagaagcttttattgtcatttcagccatattTATCtggtgcagtacacagtgaaatgagacaacgtttctccagaacaataaaacatgagctacataacacaaagacagagataaTACGTTAATCTAGGACTTaataagttagtcctagatacataaagtgtatctgtgcaacctggtacaAGCAGCACAGGACACAAGAGACGAGACAGACAGCGCAGGACACAAGAGACGAGACAGACAGCGCAGGACACAAGAGACGAGACAGACAGCGCAGGACACAAGAGACGAGACAGACAGCGCAGGACACAAGAGACGAGACAGACAGCGCAGGACACAAGAGACGAGACAGACAGCGCAGGACACAAGAGACGAGACAGACAGCGCAGGACACAAGAGACGAGACAGACAGCGCAGGACACAAGAGACGAGACAGACAGCGCAGGACACAAGAGATGAGACAGACAGCGCAGGACACAAGAGACGAGACAGACAGCGCAGGACACAAGAGACGAGACAGACAGCGCAGGACACAAGAGACGAGACAGACAGCGCAGGACACAAGAGACGAGACAGACAGCGCAGGACACAAGAGACGAGACAGACAGCGCAGGACACAAGAGACGAGACAGACAGCGCAGGACACAAAAGAGTTTGATAcgatggtgctgtagacatggatgtaggCAAATTTCTCTGTATTCCAAGAAATAAAACCCCTttgaaccctttttttttttagtaattccTTGTTGTCCTGCATAACATTTTGTCAccttgttgattatttttctataacagtgtGTACTGTCATGACATTATTTTCCGCCTCACTGAAGAGAattctgtgctgtgtgtaatTATTTCCTTGTTGTTTTCCAGGGCATCCTGCATCTAAAGTTGCTCGAGAACTTGAATCTGTATTACAACAGAATCTCCTCTCTTCAGGACATCCTGTCTTTAGGCAGCCTTCAAAATCTCAAGGAACTGGATCTGAGGTTAAACCCAGTTGTGAAAAACCATCCCTATTACCGCCTGAACTTAGTCCAGGCAATCTCTAAGCTCCGGAAACTTGGtacatatttgttttgttggtaCACtagagggttgtgtgtgtgtgtgtgagtgtctgtgtgagtgtgtgtgtgtacagtacgtaCATTTTATAGTTTACTTGTTGTTCTGATCTTTCCAGATGACTGTGTTgtcagggacagagagagaaaagcggCTCTCATGCACTTCTCGGCAGAGTCGGGAGTTGAGTCCAGTGAAAGGTCTCCACTTTCAAAAACGGAGATAAGTAATAGGTGATTGTCTTTATATTTTCTACTACCAGGTGTGTAGAAATTGAcagatcaaaataaaacattcacaaaGGTTCAGAACAGTGTGTATTTGACAGCGATGTTCAGATGAGTTGCTTAGATAAAGTATATACTTGTGGCCAGTGTGTCTCGATGCTTATATCCTTTTATATACATGTTTTGTACATGTTCTATATCATATTGTTGCATTGTCTCAGAAAAGGATAATCATCCTTAATTCCAATGCCAAGATATTCTAAGCTACAAAGTCCTAGAAATAATCGCATTATTGTCCTgtgatatgttttgtttttgtttttcacagaaGCAGCGATCCTAGAATCGCTTCGGTGAACAAGATGTCAAAGCTCATGCTCCAAGAAGGCAACGAGGAAACGGTGCTGAATCGCAACTCCGATGGGAAAAACAGGACGCTGACGCATGAAGATCACGTCGAAGAGTCCAGCAAAGCAGATTCTGCTCGTTTACAAGGTAGCCGAAGTCATCTCTGTGTAAATACGTCGCAGAAAACGCTAACTTTGCTAACAACAGAAAAGATCTAATAGTAAGCTGTTGTCACACATTGCTCGTTCGTTGTTCGTTCTGGTTTTGCCTTTTGTTCACGTTGTCTGGCATATTTAAAGGgacaaatatttcatattaaatataattttgatGTGGTTTTTCCACTCTTTTGCTGAACAACCAAATTTTAAATCTACTCAATGGTTACGTTTCAGGAGTCTCGTTAGAATTGTCTGataattaaatgtttgttttaataatttaatagtcATTAAAGTAATAATTGTTCATTCCGCCATTCAGGAATTTCAACcccaatttaaaaaatgtcataaaactgGTGAGTGTAGTTCATGCTCTATTTGTAAAAGTCTGTTTGTCCACAAGACGGCGCcatttctcttcctctgtcAGAACTTAAATCTTTGGCGTCTAAAAAAGTGTCCAAAATTTACGTTAACACTTTCTTCCTCATAGTTTGTGTCCATAACATTGAAACAAAAGTGTACCATGTCGTACAATATCTTAACTAGAAGTGAACGCTCGATTGATACTTTTGcaacacacagagacgcgcCACCCTGTCGGACCCTGTCGCAGGAAAGACGCTCCCAGAGTCACCTTCGTTGAACCGTCTGTAAAGAGATGCACTTCTAGTAACCTCACACCCATCAGAACACAGGCAGAAAGTTATTTCACGCCACACCCCAGCAGCAAAATTGCTTCTACGCaaggtatttattttttgggattgtttcatttgttcatttgtctATTAGTAGAAATTTGAAGTGTCCTGGACAACTGAAAACCGTTGTTGATTAAACGTAAAACTAGATTTAGTTATGTAGAAACTCGAATTCATCCCTTGCAACATTACCTTTCTCTGAacctttctgaagcatttctctaACATCAGAGACCCTACCTTTTTAAAAGAACggtaataaaaattacatttcccttttttccgaaaaaaaaaaaatcaaacgttttatcgaacacattttttattgatatcgatcacgtgtctatcgcgatacatatcgttatcgcccagccctacttgTAGGTGATTCGTTTCTATATTTAAAATCATTATATCAAAGATCTCTTCGCATGGGAGACATTTCTAAAGCGTTTCCAGACCCACATCATGCACAGTATTAATGTTGGGGATTTACTTTTATCTTAATGATCTGTTAAAGGAGCTGATCATGAGGGCTGTTTGTTGAAAGATTTCTCGGAGAGGAAACTTCACCCACCGAGACTGAATACGGAACACCGAAGCTCTTATGACCGAGAACCGAAAGGACCCGAGAGAGCCAAAAGATCCTGTAAGGTAAAAGAGTCATCAGTAACGAAGCGTATATATTTTAGATCTTGGGTTTAAGCACGTCTTCGGCACAAACTATAAAATAACCCGTAACGCTCTCGCGTTCAGGGGGCGTACAGGAAGCCGATGGAGCTGCTTCTCAGTTTGGTGGACGAGTACTGGTCAAGCGAGATGAAGGATCACAGCACTAAGCACTTTTTCAGTGAGTGAAAATCCTCcatttgtatttttctgtcatttgacGGTGTGACTTGCACTCACACGTGATGGCTGTGCTTTATTTCAGTGGTACTAAAATTGTAGGATACACCGCTCATTACTTTTTGATAAAGGAACCTGATAAGACTTCTAATTTATAGTATTTGGGGTTCAGTGATTCAGCTTCCAGATTCATTAAATCATCACCAGATGCATGCTGGTGGTGATGTTATCATCAGATCTTTACACCACAGCGCATGGAGCTGTATTAGGCGAGATAACGATGCACCTACCCGTTGTTTGTGGGCTTGGTTTTGTTCGCCCCTTGTGTTTTAGTGCACGCGGTGCGGATCCTCTGTATGATGGAGCAAGAGGTCGCTAACGGCGAAAGCGTGATGGCTGCACAGAGGGAGAAGATCCACACACTGAGCGACCAGCTAGACTTAAGGaagagagaacagaagagacTTACGGAGCAGCTGAAACAGGCACATGGCAACATCGTAAGTCTGCGCTGGTGGTTCGGTTCGTTTTCACAAACAAATCAGTCAAAATGGTTCATAGTGAAGGTGATTcagaatcatttacatttagggcATTTAACAGACATCTTTATCCAGCCTTATAACTTATGCGTTATAGTGATGCTGTATAGataatatgttgtgtgtgtgtgtgtgtgtgtgtgtgtgtgtgtggtttttttttctttccaacaGGAGCATCTTCATCGGGAGTTGAAGAACGTTTTAGAGGAGAATGTTTCTCTGCAGAAACAGCTGATCAGATTAGAGCAGCAGATTCTCTCTGATAAAATGAGGGACACTTAACCAAACACTTAACCCTGAAGTGATTTCTAACACCTTGCTACTCAGAACACACTTCTCTTGTATAGAACAGTacaagaacagaaaaaacaaaaattctaaatatccTAAAACGTGTACTAGATCATATCCCTGTAGAACATCAAGGATTTATTTTAAGTTCAGCCGAACCCGATCAGATCggcctatttatttatttatttatttatttaaaatattttcaggtCAGGAatcagttttttgttgttgtttttttttttttttaactaacagCTCATTGAAGCATTGCTATAAAATTTGCTGAGGTGTGCAAATGTAatgagaaggggaaaaaaatatcgGAGCCAAAACACAAGgccttgtctttctttctttcttttttttatttcttttttttttattcagaacaaTACTACAACACACGGACAAGTTAAAGGTCTGTCGAACGTTATCTTTTCTTATCTATCGTTATCACACAACATGCAGCAGGTCACCgtaacacacagaaaaataatacGAAATACAAGACGACGTTTCGTTCCTCGAAAAACCGAGGGTTTTACAGAATTCGGAGTTCGAAGCACACAAAACAGCAACCCTTTGTTAAAACACAACAACGATATTTCAAACTTGCTCTTTTGATAGAAATATGAGTCACTTTCCAAGCAGGAATGAACTGGAACAGTGTGACACTAGAGAATGGAAAAATAGATGTTCTTTAGAAGAATATGTCTGTCTATACTTGCTGTCTTCTTCCTTCCAGGAAACATGCTGCACGTTTTTTGGCCCTGAATCCTAGCCCGACGTTTTCAAAGCAGACGACATTAAATACCACAGACGCCTGCATCGGCAGCATGAAGGTTTCATAATTTGCATCGGAAAGTATATACCGCtagtttatttatagttttgttttttttaatatatattctttttttgcTATAACAATTTCTGGTTTCTGTATAAAGTCCCTGTATGTAATACAACATTAAAAGAGAATCGTATCACCTTTTTATAGACCTTTAGGTTCGTTTGTGTTATTTGGCTAAAATgcaaacactgtaaacattgtTTATTAGACTGGAAAAATAGCATGGATTAAAAGGTGCCGTGATGGGACATGTCTCTCGCTCTGAAACCACAAGATTCTTTTAATCTGGTTTAATCTCATTTGGATAatgttgtaattattattattattacgagTAGTAAccagactttttatttttttttaatatatgtatattactCAAGATGTTACTTAAATTTCTTCCTGGCTCTCGGTTAGGCTTCGGGATGAGACGATAATCATAAGATGATCTGTCGTGTTATTTCAAATTGATAGCTCACATTTATGAGGAAGCTGCATGACTTGGTACCTTGTTTGGGCCAAATCTGTAATCCCAGGATAAAGTTGGATGATTACGGTATATAACGGATCACTTCTAACGACGTTAAGACGTAACATCGGCGCACGTCTGATCCGATCGGTAAGCGATGGCCGTCGTGCATAGTAGTAGTATAGATAGTAAATTGTGCTAACACAGCGTTATCGTTAACCAACCATCTGATCCACGCTTGACTTCCTCAGTGCGATGGGTATCAACGGAGAAGCAAACAGCGTATCAGCCAGTGTATCATATTATGCCATCAAGCGTTAGCATAAAAACACGATCAGAAACACTATTAATATTTTCGATCCTATATATAACGGAAAGAAACATTAACCATtacattatacaaatatataaaacgtAGCTAAACCGACGTCGACGAGCCGAGAGTACGAGTCGTCGAATTCGGGGACTATTTAAGAACTTCCGCACAAGTTCACATCTAATATCAGTAGACGTCAGCTCAGGGATTTTGAATAGGACACGCTAGGCTTATAgcgaaaaataaaaaaacgcaAACCTGTACGAGTGGAATCTGATCGCAAGCAAAGATGCACCATAAAACACATGAGTATAAAGGGCAGTATTTAACAACCtgaaagaaaatttaaaaaaaaaagttctgttttgttttatagcaaaaagataataataataataattcctacCTACAGAATGAGGTCTGATCAAAAAGTCCTGATTTTTAGAAAAGTACTGATTATAAGGCTGTGTACATTTTAAAGAGTATTCTCTTTACTGTTCTTGGTGTGAGTGAAGACGTACACGTTTTCCCTTTTATTCTCATTGTTAGTCATTAAAATATCGATCTGATGTGTATGTTTCCACACACCACGTGTAATTGGCTTTAATAAGATCGGTAAGTTTTCTTTTTGTGTAGCTAAAATCCATTAATAAGTTTCTAACAATTCTGGGATAAAGCTATAAGGATAAGCGTAAAGGCTTAACAGACCTACATTTATTTCTGCCTTATGGTTTGTTCCTGGAAGAACTTGAACACTTCCATACAGAGCAGTTCGCTGCCTCCTTTGTGCCGTCTGTAACGAACGGTTTGATTAGACCTCGTACGTGCTAATGTCGACATTTGGTCAAACGTTTTTCTTGTCGAACATTACGTCGTCGTTCACGACTCATTAGGATACTTGTGTTCTCTGTTTTTTCCTGCCTTTCTGAAGTTTACTTCTGAAAGTGaatgtatgatgatgatgatgatgatctccGTTCTTGTCGAGGAATGTACCAGCCGGCTGCGTCTCTTGTCTGTCGATGTAAACGTTGTTCCAGTTCTCCAACATCACGGGAAACAAATCcctttcacagaaaaaaattatgcagatataaacaaacagaaatagcAAATATTATcctgttgtgctttttttttttttttttcttcccctctttcctcctttctctctctccccacctgCCATGTCTGTTGATGGAACAGGGGGATTGTTCACATGGGTTTTTATTGTGGTTTGCCCTGGACCTTCTTCTCGTAAGACCCTGCATGTTTGTAGCCAGAGACGTAGCCGGATTTGTCGACCATGTCGACGCGGCCCGCTTTGCCTTTCCCGCGGCCTGTCTCGTCAAAACGCTCCTTATGAGAACCGGTGAACTTGGTTGTGTCGGTCAGACGGGATACGGTGGGGGACGCCACAGCTCTCTGAGCagccagagaaaaaaaaaaccattaatGACCATATCACATAATTAtttgtgaaaatattttatgcttGCTTCCTGTGTTCTTCCTGTAAGTCATATGTAATGTTCCTTCAaagttaattatatttaatcaaTTAAAGCAGCTTCTTTCCTTCTAGTGATGATAGAGGTTTAGTCTCTAAAGATCTAGTGAGGTTTCAGGCTTGAAAAACTGTTCTTAATAATGCTAACTTAAAGCTGTCTGTTTAGTAAATCTGttctgttgtgtatctgtgattACCGTAACTCCAGAT
This genomic stretch from Tachysurus fulvidraco isolate hzauxx_2018 chromosome 25, HZAU_PFXX_2.0, whole genome shotgun sequence harbors:
- the cep72 gene encoding centrosomal protein of 72 kDa isoform X1, whose amino-acid sequence is MPYRQFKTMAPTQCLSLTEQWIRERLKLQHQCLADVRSLRLPGTYETGKICHLGISLKNFVHLKCLDLSHNALVSVEGILHLKLLENLNLYYNRISSLQDILSLGSLQNLKELDLRLNPVVKNHPYYRLNLVQAISKLRKLDDCVVRDRERKAALMHFSAESGVESSERSPLSKTEISNRSSDPRIASVNKMSKLMLQEGNEETVLNRNSDGKNRTLTHEDHVEESSKADSARLQETRHPVGPCRRKDAPRVTFVEPSVKRCTSSNLTPIRTQAESYFTPHPSSKIASTQGADHEGCLLKDFSERKLHPPRLNTEHRSSYDREPKGPERAKRSCKGAYRKPMELLLSLVDEYWSSEMKDHSTKHFFMHAVRILCMMEQEVANGESVMAAQREKIHTLSDQLDLRKREQKRLTEQLKQAHGNIEHLHRELKNVLEENVSLQKQLIRLEQQILSDKMRDT
- the cep72 gene encoding centrosomal protein of 72 kDa isoform X2, whose amino-acid sequence is MDGILHLKLLENLNLYYNRISSLQDILSLGSLQNLKELDLRLNPVVKNHPYYRLNLVQAISKLRKLDDCVVRDRERKAALMHFSAESGVESSERSPLSKTEISNRSSDPRIASVNKMSKLMLQEGNEETVLNRNSDGKNRTLTHEDHVEESSKADSARLQETRHPVGPCRRKDAPRVTFVEPSVKRCTSSNLTPIRTQAESYFTPHPSSKIASTQGADHEGCLLKDFSERKLHPPRLNTEHRSSYDREPKGPERAKRSCKGAYRKPMELLLSLVDEYWSSEMKDHSTKHFFMHAVRILCMMEQEVANGESVMAAQREKIHTLSDQLDLRKREQKRLTEQLKQAHGNIEHLHRELKNVLEENVSLQKQLIRLEQQILSDKMRDT